The following DNA comes from Suncus etruscus isolate mSunEtr1 chromosome 12, mSunEtr1.pri.cur, whole genome shotgun sequence.
CCCATCTGTGCTCCCCACAGGCCGGTGGAAGCAGTGCTGTGAGGAAATCATGAAAATCGAAATCCCTGCTCCCCGGAAACCACCGCAGGCGCTGGCCAAGCAGGGGTCTTTGTACCATGAAATGGGTGAGCAGAGGTGGGGACCTCCAGGAGGAAAGGGGAGCTTTCCAGGAATCCCTGACAGCGAGACAGAGCACGGGCACACCCCAGGTGAAGGCAGGCCCCGGGGACCTTAGTCCCCTTAGTcctgttgtatttttttctatcctCCTGCACTTCTAGGACCCACCCAAGTCCTAAAGAGAACCCAACCAGCCTTGTTCCAGGAATTTCTCTAACCTAGTCCTTTCTGTTTCCCTTTCTGCATGTGGATTCCTGAATCTGCcgtttccttttcctcctctcccctgtCTCCTCACCTGCTCCCACCGCCCTCATCTGTCTGTAGTCTTGTCTGAGCCTGGGGCTACAGGGGGCCTGGGCGAGGCACTGCTCCTGCAGGATGGTGAGGTCTCAGCTGAGATCCAGGCTCTGCTGTCCCCCTACTGCAGTGGCAGGTGATGGCCAGGGCGACCCAAGGCCGTGCTCTGAcagcccctccctccccccttcctggTGCCACACACAGCAATTGAGCCCCTGGATGACATCGCAGCAGTGACGGACATCCTGGCCCAGCGCAAAGATGCAAGGCTGGAAATGGCCCCGCCCTGGCTTGTGGTATTCTCAGGCCAGCCAGCCAGCcccccctctcctgcccccccgcCCTGGGGGCGTCCACGGACCCTGTCCTTGGACTCTGTCCCCTCAGACCGTGCTCCAGGGGTGCCCCGTTCTGCTGCCCCTCGGCCTCCACAGACCAGAGGCCTCTTCAGTAAAGGGGCCCCCCACATGTGGTTCCAGTCAGCAGTGTGAGCACCAGGATGAGGACTCATGTGCAGCAGGACTCGGGAGTGGTGTGCTGGGCAGCACCAAGCTCTGCCCAAGAAGACGGTGTGGGGCCCTTGCCTGCCAATGTGAGGAGGGGACCCCCCTCCAACCCCAATTCCTGGGAGGAAACTGGAATCAAGCCTGCCCGCCCACTGGCCACTGTCCCTGCACTAACTGGCTTTAGACGGGGCACCGGGGCACAACCCCTAGAGCCACATGTGGTTCATTAAAGTATTTAACAGCTGCCTCCGCCTGGTCTGGACAGGTTACCTCCAGCAGGGTGGCCCTGTCCCTGCAGAAGAGGCGTCGCAGAGTGCTCACACCAGGCCGGTGGGGGTCGGGGAACCTTTATAAATAGCACAGGGACTGGGGGCTCTACTCAGGCTTCGTGGAATCTCAGGATTTCCGTGACGTCATAGCCAGTGACAGCGAAGGAGCTGCCAGAGGGGTCGCAGAAACGAACACCACACAGCTGAGTGTCAGGGATGCACTCCCCGTGGCAGTGCTGCACCTGGCGGGAGAGGGTGCTCAGGGCCTGCTGCTGGCCCCCACCCGTGCCACTCCACCCTCCCCCATACTCACCTCAATAGCGCCGTCCTCGGGGCTCCTGCTGAGCTGCCACAGGTGCACAAATGTGTCCTCGGCTGCAGACAGCAGCTGAAGTAAGGTAGTAAGGCTTAGTAGGGTGAGAGGCCAGCCCTGTGCAGGGGGAGTGGCCAGGGCATGGAGTGGGACTGACCTTGCCTGTCTCTGGAGCCAGGTCCAGAGCGCATACAGCGCGAGCATGTGCACTGATCTGGGCCCGCAGAGTTCCGGTGCTGGCTTCGTACAGGCGCAGCTGCCCATTGCCGTAGCCGGCCGCGATGATGCCCTGCCACAGCTGCACCGACGGGCATGGCACCCTGCCAGGGCACAGCCCCTGGAAGTCTTTCTGCCGAGCACTCCCCTCCCAGTCACCCGACCACTATAGGGCTGTCTCAGGCCCATCCTCCTCACTTACCCGAATCCTGGAATTCGGGCCAGTAATTTGAATTCATGCCCGGACCTCCAGACACACAGCAAGCCCGAGTCATCCGCTGTCACCACGTTGGCCACGCAGTCCTAGGGGGAAAGGCCAGCTTGAGCCTCCACTTCTGTCCACACTGAGCACAGGGCATGAGGAGCGGGGCCAGGGTTGGTATCTGCTCTGATGGTGGAGCTGCATCAGGAGTCCAGCTAAGGGGGACCCCACTGGGTCTGGCTGGCCCCAGTCTGGAGGGGAGCTGGGCAGTGCCTATAAGGAATTCAGCTCCCACCTGCTGCCACGCAGGAATGACACAGGCCagatgggttgttttttttttttctcagaatggGTTGAATAGAGAAAACAGGCAGGACGGAGGCCAGGGTCCTCACAGCAAAGCTGGTTGGAAAATCCAGCCAGCTTCCAACCATCAACCAACACCAACCCCCCAACCAACTCCAGCTGGGGTTCCGATCCCCTCTCCCTTACAGCTTCAATTAGACTCAGGAATCTCTAATTAGAGTGTTCTTCACTCTTAAAGGGAcagaccccccccttttttgggagCAACATGATATCCAAGAGCACCTTGGAAGCCATCATTCCCGCTCCTTATGCTTCACTGGCACGGAACCACCAGGTTCAAGTCTAGGAAGTAGCCTTCCTCACTGCAGGGGGGACAGGGTGGGGGGAGGTCCAGTCACCTGTCCTTCAGCAGGCTCAGAGGCGATGTCTGTGACTGGAGTCTGGTGTCCATCCAGCTCTTCGCTCAGGACAATGTGGGGGCCCTTGGCCGGGATGTCAAACACCAGCACCCTGCCCGACCATGTTCCTGAAGGCATGACGTCATCGGGTCCTCCTAGGGCTCTGTCCTGCTGAGCTCTCCTAACCAAGCCCCCTAGCCCTCTTCATACCCTCAGCCTACCTGATCTTGGTTTCTGGGAGTCTCAAAGGCCCCACCctcactccctcactccctcactcTTCCAGCCCTAGGACCTCCAGCATTCTCCAAGCCAAAGCCCACAGCCCTGCTCCCCCGAGTACCCCCAGCACTGGCCTATCCTCACCCACACAGATGAAGCAGCCACTGGCAGCAATTCCACGGGCAAACACAGCCTGTCCTGGGTTGGaaagggggaaactgaggcacaagaGCATGCACAACAGAATCAGCTCTTGACCCACCGTCTGGTACCTGGGGTGTTGTCTTCTGGGTGCAGCGCGTGCCAAAAGACCATGACGGAGCCGTCAGACTCATACATctgggaagagaggaggaggccACAGTCCTGCTGACCTCAGGCTCTgggaggcgtgtgtgtgtgtcacacccagcagtgctccttgctgtgtgtgtgtgtgtgtgtgtgtgtgtgtgtgtgcatcagTGATAatacagccttgcatgcagctgacctgggttcaatcccatatgatccccaaagctttcgtgtgtgtgtgtgtgtgtgatgtgtgtgtgtgtgtgtgtgtgtacatcagTGATATaacagccttgcatgcagctgacctgggttcaatcccacatgatccccaaaaCTTTCCAggcatgactcctgagtgcagagccaggagtaagccccgagcacctgAGCAACTCTGGACAGggtcccaaagcaaagcaaaaccaaacaaaccacacTCAATAAGCGCACACTACATAAGGGCAAATGTCTCATCCCCTGTACTGTCTGCGAGCCCCATTTAGCTGAGGGGTGGGGGAGTGAACTGAAGAAGCCAGTTGTAGGCCAGCAGATCGGGAGGGATGTGGCAGGTCTGGGAGATGGCGCTTGATCTGAGAAACGGTGAGGGAACAGGTGGGAAGTCAGCGAGCGTTCAGGGCCCAGGGGCCACGGCGGGAAGGCCCCTGCTCGCAGCTCACCTGTATTCCTCGGTGCGAAGTGAGAACCAGCAGGACTCGGAAGGGGAGGACGCACCAGTGGACCTGATGGCGCAGGGACAAGTGGTCagggcgcggggggggggggcggccggGCGAGCGGAGGGCCAGGGCGGGGAGGGGCGCCTCACCTGCGTGATGAGCGGGGGGCTCCCCCCGGCCCTCTCTTTGGCGTGGAGCTGGCGCTGGGCCAGGGGCACCCCGTCGCTCACGACGCTGAGAAGCTGGGCGCAGGGCCCGTGCACCACGGCGAGGTGCGTGAGGTTGCGGCCCGGCTGCTGCAGCACGCTCAGGTTGTTGCACAGCGCGGCCGCCGAGCCTCGGAGCGGGATGGCGCGGTCGCGGCGGAACATCCTCGGGGccagggccgggccgggccgggcgcccCGGGCGAGACCCTCGGGGCTGGGTCCGGGTGCGAGTGGAGGGGCCGCAGGTCAGGGGAAGAAAGGCGCAGAGCCGCGTCTCGGGG
Coding sequences within:
- the WDR54 gene encoding WD repeat-containing protein 54, whose amino-acid sequence is MFRRDRAIPLRGSAAALCNNLSVLQQPGRNLTHLAVVHGPCAQLLSVVSDGVPLAQRQLHAKERAGGSPPLITQVHWCVLPFRVLLVLTSHRGIQMYESDGSVMVFWHALHPEDNTPGQAVFARGIAASGCFICVGTWSGRVLVFDIPAKGPHIVLSEELDGHQTPVTDIASEPAEGQDCVANVVTADDSGLLCVWRSGHEFKLLARIPGFGVPCPSVQLWQGIIAAGYGNGQLRLYEASTGTLRAQISAHARAVCALDLAPETGKLLSAAEDTFVHLWQLSRSPEDGAIEVQHCHGECIPDTQLCGVRFCDPSGSSFAVTGYDVTEILRFHEA